A region of Dehalococcoidia bacterium DNA encodes the following proteins:
- the lpdA gene encoding dihydrolipoyl dehydrogenase — translation MDEFDVAILGGGPGGYVAAIRAAQLKLKTALIERDEVGGICLNWGCIPSKALLRNAEILSLVHHATEYGIRADGVQADFGAAIDRSRGVVDRMVKGVQFLLRKHGVQTFKSTGTLRSPGEVELGDGQTLKAKQIILATGARARELPGIAIDSERVITSREALARKQLPASAVIIGAGPVGMEFAYVWRSYGTEITIVEALPHLLPQEDEEISAIAEKEFAKQGMTILTGAKVVSARAHANEGGAEVEVETAQGPQKLQAELALVGIGVQGNSDGLGLEALGVRVERSFVPVDATMATNVPGIYAIGDLTGPPLLAHVASAQGVNCVEIIAGLQPPALDYEQMPRATYCQPEVASIGLTEAQARERGLKFSIGRFPFRANGRALALAEPEGLVKLLAEQGSGDLLGVHLIGPGVTELLGELSLARSLEATPATLGYAVHAHPTLSEAVKEAALSARGEVIHAWQG, via the coding sequence ATGGACGAGTTCGACGTAGCGATCCTCGGCGGCGGCCCCGGCGGCTACGTGGCCGCGATTCGCGCCGCCCAACTCAAGCTCAAGACCGCGCTGATCGAGCGCGACGAGGTCGGCGGCATCTGCCTGAACTGGGGCTGCATCCCCTCAAAGGCGCTGCTGCGCAACGCCGAGATTCTCTCGCTCGTCCATCATGCCACGGAGTACGGCATTCGCGCCGACGGCGTGCAGGCCGATTTCGGCGCCGCCATCGACCGCAGCCGCGGCGTCGTGGATCGCATGGTCAAGGGCGTGCAGTTCCTGCTGCGCAAGCACGGCGTGCAGACCTTCAAGAGCACCGGCACGCTGCGCTCGCCCGGCGAGGTCGAGCTCGGCGACGGGCAGACCCTCAAGGCGAAGCAGATCATCCTCGCCACGGGCGCCCGTGCCCGTGAGCTGCCCGGCATCGCCATCGACAGCGAGCGCGTGATCACCAGCCGCGAGGCGCTGGCGCGCAAGCAACTCCCCGCCTCCGCCGTGATCATCGGCGCCGGGCCGGTGGGCATGGAGTTCGCCTACGTCTGGCGCAGCTACGGCACGGAGATCACGATCGTCGAGGCGCTGCCGCACCTGCTGCCCCAGGAAGACGAGGAGATCTCCGCCATCGCCGAAAAAGAGTTCGCGAAGCAGGGCATGACCATCCTCACCGGCGCGAAGGTCGTCTCCGCGCGGGCGCACGCCAACGAGGGCGGCGCCGAGGTCGAAGTCGAGACGGCGCAGGGTCCGCAGAAGCTGCAGGCCGAGCTGGCGCTGGTCGGCATCGGCGTGCAGGGCAACAGCGACGGCCTCGGGCTTGAGGCGCTGGGCGTGCGCGTCGAGCGCTCCTTCGTGCCCGTCGATGCGACGATGGCGACCAACGTGCCGGGCATCTACGCGATCGGCGACCTCACCGGGCCGCCGCTTTTGGCGCACGTCGCCTCGGCGCAGGGCGTCAACTGCGTGGAGATCATCGCCGGTCTGCAGCCGCCGGCGCTGGACTACGAGCAGATGCCCCGTGCGACCTACTGCCAGCCCGAAGTTGCCAGCATCGGCCTTACCGAGGCGCAGGCGCGCGAGCGCGGGCTGAAGTTCTCTATCGGGCGCTTCCCCTTCCGCGCCAACGGCCGCGCCCTGGCGCTGGCCGAGCCGGAGGGCCTGGTCAAGCTGTTGGCCGAGCAGGGCAGCGGCGACCTGCTGGGCGTGCACCTGATCGGCCCCGGCGTCACCGAGCTGTTGGGCGAGCTGTCGCTGGCACGCTCGCTGGAGGCGACGCCGGCCACGCTGGGCTACGCGGTGCACGCGCACCCCACGCTGTCCGAAGCTGTGAAGGAGGCCGCCCTCTCCGCGCGGGGCGAAGTGATTCATGCCTGGCAGGGCTAG
- a CDS encoding alpha-ketoacid dehydrogenase subunit beta: MTMNLLTREAAEPAGAEAAADEPFAPEDAVEMTVRDAIALALREELIADEHVFLMGEDIGAYGGSYVVTKGFFDEFGDQRVRDTPIAESVIVGSAIGAAMGGLKPIVELMTINFSLLALDQIVNHAAKILYMSGGQVNVPIVLRMVTGGGSQLGAQHSQNLEAWYARVPGLKVVCPATPYDALGMMRNAIQEANPYIFVEHSLLYRNKGLVPKAYYTVPAGKSIVRRRGKDVTLVGYLRSAHLNLEAAEILAKDGIEAEVIDLRSLRPVDLEPVIASVQRTNRVVVSEDAWLTGGFSSEISCQVQERAFDFLDAPVQRVNGADVPAPYSRELEELAYPSTEDIVRAVRSVL, from the coding sequence ATGACCATGAACCTGCTGACCCGCGAAGCCGCGGAGCCCGCCGGCGCCGAAGCCGCGGCCGACGAGCCGTTCGCGCCCGAAGACGCGGTTGAGATGACCGTGCGCGACGCGATCGCGCTCGCCCTGCGCGAGGAACTGATCGCCGACGAGCACGTCTTCCTGATGGGCGAGGATATCGGCGCCTACGGCGGCTCCTACGTCGTCACCAAGGGCTTCTTCGACGAGTTCGGCGACCAGCGCGTGCGCGACACGCCGATCGCCGAGTCCGTGATCGTCGGCTCCGCCATCGGCGCGGCGATGGGCGGCCTCAAGCCGATCGTCGAACTGATGACGATCAACTTCAGCCTGCTGGCGCTCGACCAGATCGTGAACCACGCCGCCAAGATCCTCTACATGTCCGGCGGCCAGGTGAACGTGCCGATCGTTCTGCGCATGGTCACGGGCGGCGGCAGCCAGCTCGGCGCCCAGCACTCGCAGAACCTCGAAGCCTGGTACGCGCGCGTGCCCGGCCTCAAAGTTGTCTGCCCGGCCACGCCCTACGACGCGCTGGGCATGATGCGCAACGCGATTCAAGAGGCGAACCCCTACATCTTCGTCGAGCACAGCCTGCTCTACCGCAACAAGGGGCTGGTGCCGAAGGCGTACTACACCGTGCCGGCGGGCAAATCGATCGTGCGGCGGCGCGGCAAGGACGTGACGCTGGTCGGCTACCTGCGTTCGGCGCACCTCAACCTGGAGGCGGCCGAGATCCTGGCGAAGGACGGCATCGAGGCCGAGGTGATCGACCTGCGCAGCCTGCGCCCGGTCGACCTGGAGCCAGTGATCGCCTCGGTGCAGCGCACCAACCGCGTCGTCGTTTCCGAGGACGCCTGGCTGACCGGCGGCTTCTCCAGCGAGATCTCCTGCCAGGTGCAGGAGCGGGCCTTCGACTTCTTGGACGCGCCGGTGCAGCGCGTCAACGGCGCCGACGTGCCCGCGCCCTACAGCCGCGAGCTGGAAGAGCTGGCCTATCCCAGCACCGAGGACATCGTGCGGGCCGTGCGCTCGGTCCTGTAG
- the pdhA gene encoding pyruvate dehydrogenase (acetyl-transferring) E1 component subunit alpha has protein sequence MTALPQSTVAEARPSDSQLVDFFHQMQLIRRFEERAAEQYTRRRIGGFLHLYVGEEAVAAGTIIRLRPDDYIVTHYRDHGHALARGLDPNAVMAELFGRSTGVSRGKGGSMHLYDADRHFLGGYAIVAGHLPIACGLGMACQAERNGRICLCIFGDGAVNEGEFHEALNLASLWKLPVIFLCENNLYGMGTALAAASATSELYKFAEAYHIPGARCDGMDVKDCYRAMGDALDHVRSGAGPYFLEAMTYRFRGHSMADPELYRSKEEVAQWRQKDPIVTLRDDLVARGVLSEQQAQQIEQRVEDEVEAAVEFAEHSPNPDPRELFTDIYAESSRSHVARHLRSAVGETTHAEATA, from the coding sequence ATGACGGCGCTTCCGCAGAGCACGGTGGCCGAGGCGCGGCCGTCCGACAGCCAGCTCGTCGACTTCTTCCACCAGATGCAGCTCATCCGCCGCTTCGAAGAACGCGCGGCCGAGCAGTATACGCGGCGGCGCATCGGCGGCTTCCTGCACCTGTACGTCGGTGAAGAGGCCGTCGCGGCGGGCACGATCATCCGCCTGCGCCCCGACGACTACATCGTCACGCACTACCGCGACCACGGCCACGCCCTGGCCCGCGGCCTCGACCCGAACGCGGTGATGGCCGAGCTGTTCGGCCGCTCCACCGGCGTGAGCCGCGGCAAGGGCGGCTCGATGCACCTCTACGACGCCGACCGCCATTTCCTCGGCGGCTACGCGATCGTCGCCGGGCACCTGCCGATCGCCTGCGGCCTGGGCATGGCCTGCCAGGCGGAGCGGAACGGCCGCATCTGCCTCTGCATCTTCGGCGACGGCGCCGTGAACGAGGGCGAGTTCCACGAGGCGCTGAACCTCGCCTCGCTCTGGAAGCTGCCGGTGATCTTCCTCTGCGAAAACAACCTCTACGGCATGGGCACGGCGCTGGCCGCGGCCTCGGCCACGAGCGAGCTGTACAAGTTCGCCGAGGCCTATCACATCCCCGGCGCCCGCTGCGACGGCATGGACGTGAAGGACTGCTACCGCGCCATGGGCGACGCGCTCGATCACGTTCGCTCCGGCGCCGGGCCGTACTTCCTGGAGGCGATGACGTATCGCTTCCGCGGCCACTCGATGGCCGACCCGGAGCTGTACCGCTCCAAGGAAGAGGTCGCGCAGTGGCGCCAGAAGGACCCGATCGTGACCCTGCGTGACGATCTGGTCGCCCGCGGCGTGCTCAGTGAACAGCAAGCGCAGCAGATCGAGCAGCGCGTCGAGGATGAAGTCGAGGCCGCGGTCGAGTTCGCCGAGCACAGCCCCAACCCGGACCCGCGCGAGCTGTTCACCGACATCTACGCCGAGAGCAGCCGCAGCCACGTCGCCCGCCATCTGCGCAGCGCCGTGGGCGAGACCACGCACGCCGAAGCGACCGCCTAG
- a CDS encoding NUDIX domain-containing protein, which translates to MTTSSAGRLPGGALLLLVRDDGAVLLQHRDETPGIDYPGLWAIPGGAIEPGEEPLSAAVREIEEETGYRIVPEALKLIVARTDAKNGVPVPRHYFWAAYDGRQPVFCLEGQEMRWVTEAEAASLAFCPGHGEALRSYFDGEAAR; encoded by the coding sequence ATGACGACGAGTAGCGCCGGCCGCTTGCCCGGCGGCGCCCTGCTGCTGCTCGTGCGCGACGACGGCGCCGTGCTCCTGCAGCACCGTGACGAGACACCCGGCATCGACTATCCCGGCCTGTGGGCGATCCCCGGCGGTGCGATCGAGCCGGGCGAGGAGCCCCTGTCCGCCGCCGTGCGCGAGATCGAAGAGGAAACCGGCTACCGAATCGTACCCGAAGCCCTGAAACTGATCGTGGCCCGCACCGATGCTAAGAACGGTGTTCCCGTGCCGCGGCACTACTTCTGGGCCGCGTACGACGGCCGGCAGCCGGTGTTCTGCCTGGAGGGCCAGGAGATGCGCTGGGTGACGGAGGCCGAGGCGGCGAGCCTGGCCTTCTGCCCCGGCCACGGCGAAGCGCTGCGCAGCTATTTCGATGGGGAGGCAGCGCGGTAG
- a CDS encoding PAC2 family protein, whose translation MPEPKPTPDANEEQRPRTRRRRAVAPSAAALQIERVPALREPVIVCAFAGWNDAAESATGAVKHLIERFHAPRFAGIDPEEFYVFTETRPTIKLVEGTQRELSWPANDFHYFRNSRSSRDLVLMAGREPALNWHSFTAAILELAGKVNARALVLLGGLLADVPHSRPVRVTGTTTNPEIFAQWPDLGVRRSRYEGPTGIVGVLSDACRGAGMPTASIWANVPHYINVSPNPKTLVALVRYVDQLFDLDLDLVELDNASARFERQVAEAVDQNPDVRRYVRMLEEQGEQADDEPVERPSGDLPSGAAIVEELEEFLRQRHQQDDDDDEDDDDE comes from the coding sequence ATGCCAGAGCCAAAACCCACGCCCGACGCCAACGAGGAGCAGCGCCCACGCACGCGCCGCCGTCGTGCCGTCGCACCGAGCGCCGCCGCGCTGCAGATCGAGCGCGTGCCGGCGCTGCGTGAGCCGGTGATCGTCTGCGCCTTCGCCGGCTGGAACGACGCGGCCGAGTCGGCCACCGGCGCGGTTAAGCACCTGATCGAGCGCTTTCACGCGCCGCGTTTCGCCGGCATCGACCCGGAGGAGTTCTACGTCTTCACCGAGACCCGCCCGACGATCAAGCTGGTCGAGGGCACGCAGCGCGAGCTCTCCTGGCCGGCGAACGACTTCCACTACTTCCGCAACAGCCGCTCTTCGCGCGACCTGGTGCTGATGGCCGGGCGCGAGCCGGCGCTCAACTGGCACAGCTTCACCGCCGCGATCCTGGAGCTGGCCGGCAAGGTCAATGCCCGCGCGCTCGTGCTGCTGGGCGGGCTTTTGGCCGACGTGCCGCACTCGCGGCCGGTGCGCGTGACGGGCACCACGACCAACCCCGAGATCTTCGCGCAGTGGCCCGACCTCGGCGTGCGCCGCTCGCGCTACGAAGGGCCGACGGGCATCGTCGGCGTGCTCTCGGACGCCTGCCGCGGCGCCGGCATGCCCACGGCCAGCATCTGGGCGAACGTGCCGCACTACATCAACGTCTCGCCCAACCCCAAGACGCTCGTCGCGCTCGTCCGTTACGTGGATCAACTCTTCGACCTCGATCTCGACCTGGTGGAGCTGGACAACGCCAGCGCCCGCTTCGAGCGCCAGGTGGCGGAGGCGGTGGACCAGAATCCCGACGTGCGCCGCTACGTGCGCATGTTGGAAGAGCAGGGCGAACAGGCCGACGACGAGCCGGTCGAGCGCCCGTCCGGCGACCTGCCCAGCGGCGCCGCGATCGTCGAGGAGCTGGAGGAGTTTCTGCGCCAGCGTCACCAGCAGGACGACGACGACGACGAGGACGATGACGACGAGTAG